ATAGAGTGACGGTTTAATATTAATACAAAAAACTGTCGCAAAATGTCTATAAATTAATATCCGTTTTTCCGATTCATTTTCCTCCACaccacttcacaacaattaatttttttctctcttagCATAGTCAtattgtaaatttttaaaaaaaaattattaaattataaaagtaatttttttatgagtATTGTTAACATAGtgtaagtttttttaaaaaatttataaaattataaaagtaattttttttattttaacaaaACAAATAGCGTCGGATTTTCGAACCGTCGctaaagtagcgacggtttttacccgtcgctaaattaaaatcgttaattagcgacggtgttgtCAAAAACCGTCTCTAATTTTTAGATATTGCGTTTATtattaacggcgtacattgCATGATGCGGATAATTGTATATACACGCCGTGGATAATAGTATTAACAGCGTGCGCATGTACGCCGTGGATAATTTTTAACTTTCAACAGCTTGCAGTTGTGCAGCGTGCAATGTGCGCCGCGGAAAGAGAATTTGCATGCTGCGAAAtgccatttttgttgtagtgttaATTATGTTCAACTATACATCCTGAGGTAGGAAACGAAATAGGGTTGTGCTAGGTGCTGTTGTAGAAATCCACATCAGGAACCATCTGTTGCAACTGCGTGGTTAGGTTGTAAGGAGCAATATGTAAAACCCGATGAATACAACCCGGCGACAATCAGGTCAAAGAGATAAACTGTTCAATTTATTATACGGAAGCATAATGggttatttataaaaaatttaaaaaaaaatcgatcaTCTGAACATAGTAACTTGGTTGGAAACCTTGTGTAATTGTATGTCTTTGAGCTATATGTCTTTAAGAACATGTTCGATAGGTAAGACAATGTCATGTACACTAATTATGAATATTGAGgatatttttggaaattttaaaaaattgaggAAATCAAGCAAAGATTTAAAAGATTGAACTAAATATATTATGTGAACTAAAATCTCCAATGGATTGAGTGCTTTGGTCCCATCACCAGAAGATCTCTATAATTTTCAGAGATTAATGAATGAGTTtctcaaatttcaccattattttttgtatttaGTGAAACATGTAACATGTGTATACCCTATTTATATACATAATCTCACAAAATTCAACGTTTGGTGTAAATCAATTTAAATATCACATACAATAAATATATTTCAAGAGGAAAATTGGGAAATCAAAAAGCAAGAAACACAATCGAGTTATGACGATATAATTCATTAATGCATAATTCTCATCTTAAAAATTAGGTGATTTTCTACATTGAATCCTCTACTTTaggttatattatatatattagacCACTAATCGGATTTCAAAAATTATAATCTTCGTGTTAATTAATATATGTATTGACATAATTTTTCTTATATATATTCGGTCATTTGTTTGGAACAATAATCAAGGATTATCATAGTTGCTTTCTTTAGAGTTCTTTACAAAGCTATTTTAACAATGGTATGGATAAAAAGGATGGCCattctttttaattttctttttattgcaCTTGTTTTCGTTtgaacatatatttttttaaggaAAACTGCATTTTCAGTCaattattgttttaaaaaaacgTCAAGATGGTATCATTAAAAATGTCGCGGCATATGGAACATGGATCGATCCATTTCGGGATTGAATGACACATTATGATTGTTGATTTTTCGTCGTaacaggaaaaaaaaaacatcgtTTTTATAAATAAGATTGTCCATTTTATGGTGTAGGAATTAGTCAAATATTTTGTGATTTTGAGCTTGGTATTCTTCGAATCAAGAGTTCTTACAAGGGGTGAGCACGAAATTGCGGCGGATGGATATTCCCATAACACCACATCTCACGATGTCACAAACTATGGTGCTGTAGGAGATGGAATAACAGATGATACTAAAGTAATTATTatctatttttaaataaatatcatatataaaatcagttttttaatatattgatgtatttattatatatgtttCGATTAATTAATATGGGTAATATTTGCAAAACCAATGATATATAGGCTTTTGAGGCAGCGTGGGGAGCAGCATGCACGAGTGGTTTGGACGAAGTTTCAATAAGCGTACCCAGTGGAAAGGCATTTTTGGTGTCCCGTATCGTGTTTCAAGGCCCATGCAAACCAATATTGATTTCATTTCAGGTAATGATCCAACGGCTCTACTGTGCAGAGTAAATGTTCGCGTCTCCTTTAAAACAGTCCGAATGTATATTTTCTTTCGTCACACAAAATAATTTCCCTgaaaatatttcccaaaaacaTTAATATAAAAACTGCCGCATACCCAATAATTGCTTTAATTTGTTTCCGATGAGAAAATAATTTCACGGATCAAAACCAGAAACAAGAATATAAGTTGAAATTATGTGTTTTCAAATTTTACTGTTAAGGAATGTGTTATAAAGTTCTTGATAACAAACAGATACTGGGAACCATTGTTGCTCCTCCAAGATCAAAATGGGATCAGGCACAAATTATTGCAGATGAATGGCTGTTTTTTCATCAAGTAGTTGGACTAGAAGTGCTAGGGTATGGGCAAGGACTCATAGATGGAAAAGGAGGTTCTTGGTGGTCCTATGTGAGTTCATACAACCCTTCTCACTTTTTTTTCAAGCAaacattttttaagaaaaattataattttgatcaGGTATGTTCGTCTATTTGCGtttatgatatttaatatttcaCGAATTTCAGTTTTAATCATATATctctttatttttgaaaattttagtcattttccTGTAGGAATGTTGTTTGTAACACTGTACTTTGTACACACACAATCGCCACATGAAAAAATGACTAAAGCTGCAAAAATCAGATATGATagattaaaactgaaatttgataacgtttaaaaaaacaaaatcactaataaaaacaTACGAAACCAAAATTATTGtttctcttttttttaaaaagttgtATACATATGCTAATTCGTAAAAGTTAATTATGACTATTTTCCGAGTCTTAATACaatatcaaatctttttattTCAGGGACCCAACGTGAGACGACCCACGGTATCATACATTTATTTAATACATACTAAATTCACAAgccaataaatttttttttcttgtttatactttttttttatcGGATTCTTTTTTCTTTGCAGGCATTGAGATTCTCACATTGCAGCGAACTTCGAGTGAGCGGCTTGATACACATCGACAGCCCAATGAACCATATATCAATAAATGAATGCAGCAATGTACGCCTTACAGAACTTCACATGATCGCACCAATTACAAGTCCAAATACTGATGGAATTGACATAAGTGCTTCTACCAACATTAGTGTTCACGACTCTAAAATGGAAActggtaaaaaaaaattgttcttttttttttttggcatcTTTTGGTCATGAAACGTGTATTTGATTTGAGTTTAAAGGGGATGATTGCATTGCCATTAATGGAGGAACCTCACATGTCAATATAACCGGAATAGATTGTGGTCCTGGACATGGAATAAGGTTAGTTTCGATTTCCCTAGACAAAACTCCGGTTTGAATCTTGTAAGTGTAGAAAACGGGTCCAATGGTTCGCCGTCGCGGCAGCCTAACGACCAGAGTTCCAGAACGGCAGCTGCCATGACAAAATTCAAGGCTGAAAGGGTGGTATCGCGGCCGTTGCGTGAAATGTCCATGGAAAGGTGGGTTCCGCGATGGCTTCCATGACCGTTACAGCGAGCCATCATCCAACCTGACTCTGGCTTGTATTAGTCTGGATCAAATAAGCCTCCAGGATGTGAAGGGGTAACAGCCTCAACGCATTGGATTCGCCCTATCCTGTAGCAGAAATAATTTGATggaaattgatttttctgaACATACTTTACTTTTATTATGGGAATTCAGTTCTGTTTTCTGTTGCAGCATTGGAAGCCTAGGAAAAGATGGAAGATACGAAGAAGTGGAAGATATAACCGTAAGCAATTGCAGCTTCCATAGAACACATAATGGAGTAAGAATCAAAACATGGCAGGTAAAAACTGTCAACGTTAAAAGCATGACGCCATTTGTTTTCCTTTAATTCCGGGATCGATGGTAAAGTTTTAATTTACTATATGTTTTTCAATATTCATCTTTGATAGGGTGGCTCGGGATTTGCCAGAAGAATCACCTTCTCGAATATCAACTTCGATGCAACCGATAACCCTGTAATCATTGACCAGTATTACTGCCCTCACCAAATATGCACGGAAAAGGTGAGCCAAGTTCACTTGACGCACATTCTAATTTTCTGCATGAACTGATATTTATAGCAGTCAAGGTTAAGTTCCTGTTGGATATTTTTTACCAGCCGTGCAAGTGGCAATGCAATGCTGGTAAAAATGCTCTTTGGCCCTTTCTACATATGAAAAATCTTTCagatttttattttcaacatCCTGAATCAAATTTCTGATTCCATCACTGATCATGGTATCAGCCAAAGTTCGTTTCAGACTAACTGATCTTCATTCATCAGAAATCTGCTGTCAAAGTCAGCGATGTGAAGTACATAGGACTCCGCGGGACATCCATCAGCCGGGACGCAACCATCAACTTCAGTTGCAGCCAGACGGTTCCTTGTGTTGATATCCAAATGGATGATGTTAACATAGTACCAATAGATCAACAGCCACCATTCACACAATGCATCAACGCTCAAGTGACCGAACATTCATCGACTCCAGCTCTCCGTTGTCGCAATAGGCAATGAGTCCCTTTTATCACATTCAGATCTTTATAGCTATTAAGCAACGCTAGATTTTTAGATAGTGTTGCAATTATATGAAAACTACAGTGGGAAACTTGGAGTTCTATAAAAGTATATTTCTATTTCTAAGTATAAATAATTCTGGTGATTTATAAATAATTCTGGTGATTTCATTTTCTGGAGAATTATGTTGCTTTTAATTCATCGGAAGATCCATAATTTGCAGGTTTTTTGAGCCACATGATTCAACCGTCGCGATTCAGTTCTTTTCAGATGAAAGATgcaaattttgttaaaaatagtGATAAACTATTGAATGACTGATTGGGGATGGAGCTATCGGCCTCAAGTATTGGTGGCAGTGAAACAACAGTCCACTTAAATTAAAAGAGAAATCAGATTTTATCCatatttatttctaataatagaAGTCTAGTCTACTCCCAAAATATATTGAATCGCCCAGTCAAATTCCCTCGTTTTACTCAAATAACTTCCTAAATCCACCACTGATTGTAGCATTCCTCCCTCCCAATATATTAATGGGGTCTTCTTCAATAAACTATTTAGATGTGCCGCCTCCACGATCATTGATTCATCCCATGGCAAGGCTAGTTACTTTAGATTTTACATGCAAAGAGCTATTGGATGATCCCGGCTCGTTAAGCCAATAAACTAAAAGGGACTGTAATTACCTGAATTGTTCAATGCCACTGCACATGACTAAAGAACTGTCGTGGATAATAGTTTGTGGTGGATTCTAGTTCCTAACACCAATCCTTGATAATCTATGACTGCTTCCAGCCAACATAGGGAGTATAGGGATCTTAAACAGAAGAGAGTGGAAAGCAAATGAATAAGAGCTCGACAGAGCGCTGTTTTCTATACATCGTTCATGTGCAGATCTGTTTAGCATATGTTGATTATATGTGTTGATTGTTCCAACAGTTGAAACTTACAGAAATTAATGAATACTTCAATTCTCTACAAAGTGAAGTTAAAACTCATTCTAACATGTGAATAGATTTTAGAAATGTCCTGAGAAACAAAAACTAACCACGAAGCTTGAATTCACAGAAGCAATCGGGTAAAGCAGATCCAACGCCCATTACAAAATCATCTTTGTGAACCTTGTACAGAGCATCCATCAAAAGATTCCCGTGGAACCCCTTCGAACATAATTCTGCAAATGCCCTCCTGCGTAAGAAAAGGGTTTTATACAACCCTTTGAATGCCCGCATGGCAGCAACCATTTTATCCATGTTCCCAAAATATGTAGCCACATATGAATCACTACTGATTGAGACATAATAATCTAGCGCGGCTTTTGTGTTTCCATGCATGTTTTTGAAGTCCTCGTCACTCAAAAGTGTGGATTTGGTAAAAACATTCGTGTATACAGAAGTCAGGCTTTCGAGTTCCATTAGACCATCCCCAGCTGCCAGATAGATACTTGTATTGGTAGGAATAGCAAGAGCTTGAAGGATGATCCTAGTTTCATTTGGTGTAAGGGGACACTTTCCACGGTTTCTCCAATAACGAGCTTGCTCTCCAGTATATGTTTTCCTCTCTCCTCGCGCAGCCTCTATACTTTGGACGGAAGAGGGAGAAAGACCAGAGTATTCACACTGACTATAAGCTACCATGTCAGGTTCAAACCGGAGGTGAAGTGAAAGGAATGGCTTTGGAATAGCTTGCAAAAGCTCAGATCCTTTCTTCTCCAATGCACTGGTCAGACGCAGAGCTTTGTAACAAACCTGACAAAGGGCAGCTTTTGCATACTGTGGATATCTGCAACAATAGCAATGCCAAGGCAGTATGGAACTTCTAAATTATACCTGATCTACCAAAAATttaaatgcataaaatgcaACAGCGTCACAGGATAGGGGAAACCACATGCACCAAGAACTAAATTGCGCTCGAGTTCATATTTATTTTAGAACTGGAAAGGACAACATTTGCAAGAGATCTGCCCTTAGCTTATCAATCATCTCAAGAACTATACTACAAGCATCGTTGTGGGTTTTATGTAGACTCCTCAGCAATCCAGAGAAAATTTCATGGATCACCACTCTCGTTCactcctcatgacatgatatataCCCATATTTACAGAAAGATAAACACGGATAAAAACTCCAGAAAATAAAAGGGCAAATAAGTAATCCAAGAGAAATTACCAAATCCTATGGAGTCCACCAGTCTCACCAACTTTGCGttggaaaaatatttaaatttaagagATTAAAATGCAAGGTACCTGTCTCTTCTTTGACTCATCGCTGGAGTTATTGAAATATAATGATGCTCCAGCAGCGAAGGAAGCACAGTTTCTACATAATCAAATAAACCTTTTCGTTTGCTACAATCAACTTGAATAGGTTCTTTGGATGCTAGCTCTGCAGGCAACTCTTTCACAACCTGAACAAAGCCATTCATTTGTTCGATGAAGTAATCCACATCAAAGACATCTCCGAATCCACTGCATTGTCAAACTATGAATTAAGAGGAATGATTTAAAGGATAGCAATAAATGGCATTCATTATTTCCAACCATTAGAATCTATCCTGGACGTCACAGTCATAAATCTTACCTAGATTCATTCCAATATGCAGCTACTTCAAATTTGGGTAGGACAAGAGTTGCATTTAGTAGGCGAGCAATACCAACACCATCACAGAACTGCAATATGTACAAATCTATAGTAATAAGTCTCCAGAAACTAAAACAACAGAACGATAGTGAATTCCAAACGTAAGAGGGAACGTAACAGTACTCACATCCCGCCTCATCTGATTGAGCCCTCCATAGCAATCAACTCGAAGATACCCATTAGATCTTAGCTGGCAGAGCTGCATCATTAAAAAACCATTGCAAATGTCTGCATTTGAAGTCAGTTGAAGTTGACTCAGAAAATATAGACCACGGCAAAATCTATGAGATATTACTCGGTATACATGTTCAAATGCAGAAGGATTCTGCATATTGAAGCAAGAAAACACCTTGATATATCCCtgtttattaacaaagtttaTTTTGACCCAATAACCAATTGCCAGCAGATGCCAAGGCACAAACTGTAGATCTTATTTTGCACGGCTTCAAAATAATCGAGCTCTGAAAACCACTAATATGTTCAACCTTCAAAAGGATTCTAGCTTTTAGTtccaaagaaatattttttatctTAATCTTCAAATTTATCGTTTCTAGAAGAAAATGTCAAGCTTCAATTTCTGAATGTGGTAATTGAACATTACAAAAGGCAAATCCATCTGCACAT
This is a stretch of genomic DNA from Primulina eburnea isolate SZY01 chromosome 11, ASM2296580v1, whole genome shotgun sequence. It encodes these proteins:
- the LOC140805577 gene encoding probable polygalacturonase At3g15720, whose product is MKQELVKYFVILSLVFFESRVLTRGEHEIAADGYSHNTTSHDVTNYGAVGDGITDDTKAFEAAWGAACTSGLDEVSISVPSGKAFLVSRIVFQGPCKPILISFQILGTIVAPPRSKWDQAQIIADEWLFFHQVVGLEVLGYGQGLIDGKGGSWWSYGPNVRRPTALRFSHCSELRVSGLIHIDSPMNHISINECSNVRLTELHMIAPITSPNTDGIDISASTNISVHDSKMETGDDCIAINGGTSHVNITGIDCGPGHGISIGSLGKDGRYEEVEDITVSNCSFHRTHNGVRIKTWQGGSGFARRITFSNINFDATDNPVIIDQYYCPHQICTEKKSAVKVSDVKYIGLRGTSISRDATINFSCSQTVPCVDIQMDDVNIVPIDQQPPFTQCINAQVTEHSSTPALRCRNRQ
- the LOC140805307 gene encoding O-fucosyltransferase 13-like isoform X1, which gives rise to MFVGKTLLIVTLIFFSLFLALFLFSPASQFPQESLNSSISEKAEIWTVRRIMEWRPCDWWLKGKPADICNGFLMMQLCQLRSNGYLRVDCYGGLNQMRRDFCDGVGIARLLNATLVLPKFEVAAYWNESSGFGDVFDVDYFIEQMNGFVQVVKELPAELASKEPIQVDCSKRKGLFDYVETVLPSLLEHHYISITPAMSQRRDRYPQYAKAALCQVCYKALRLTSALEKKGSELLQAIPKPFLSLHLRFEPDMVAYSQCEYSGLSPSSVQSIEAARGERKTYTGEQARYWRNRGKCPLTPNETRIILQALAIPTNTSIYLAAGDGLMELESLTSVYTNVFTKSTLLSDEDFKNMHGNTKAALDYYVSISSDSYVATYFGNMDKMVAAMRAFKGLYKTLFLRRRAFAELCSKGFHGNLLMDALYKVHKDDFVMGVGSALPDCFCEFKLRG
- the LOC140805307 gene encoding O-fucosyltransferase 13-like isoform X2, which codes for MRRDFCDGVGIARLLNATLVLPKFEVAAYWNESSGFGDVFDVDYFIEQMNGFVQVVKELPAELASKEPIQVDCSKRKGLFDYVETVLPSLLEHHYISITPAMSQRRDRYPQYAKAALCQVCYKALRLTSALEKKGSELLQAIPKPFLSLHLRFEPDMVAYSQCEYSGLSPSSVQSIEAARGERKTYTGEQARYWRNRGKCPLTPNETRIILQALAIPTNTSIYLAAGDGLMELESLTSVYTNVFTKSTLLSDEDFKNMHGNTKAALDYYVSISSDSYVATYFGNMDKMVAAMRAFKGLYKTLFLRRRAFAELCSKGFHGNLLMDALYKVHKDDFVMGVGSALPDCFCEFKLRG